The Actinomycetota bacterium genomic sequence TCCATGGGGGGAGCCGGGAAGCGCACGGCGGGCTCCCGGACCGCCACCGGCGCGGGAGGTTCGATCGGGACCGGCTGCTCCACGAGCACCGGGTCCATCTCGCCGGTCGCGTCACCCGGGTCCGGTCGCCACACGGGGGACGGCGCCCGGCCGCACATCATCTGGTAGGAGAGCCGCCCCAGCGCGAGGAGGTCCTCGGAGGCGGATGTCTGCTGGTGGGGATCGAGCACCGGGGCCAGCCCGAACCAGGCGAGGGTGACGCCCCCGTCAGCACGGATCCAGACGTGGTCGGCGTCCACGGTCCCGTGCACGATCCGATGGGCGTGCGCGTGGTCGAGGGCCGCGGTGACACCGCCGAGCACGTGGTGGACCGTGTCCGGGTCGAGCGCGCCGTACCGTTCGATCAGCTCGGACAGGCACGTACCTTCGACCCCGGACCCCACCACCACGAGGGAGCCGTCCACCCGGTCCCAGTCGCGCAGGACCCCGATGTTCGGGTGGCTCAGGCCGGACATCGCCCGCACCGCTCCCAGGAGCCGCTCCTGGAAGGAGAGGTCGCCCGCGAGCCGGTCCTCCAGGACCCTCACCTCGACCCGCTCCGCGCCGGGGCCGGCCCCGAGGAACCGCCGGGGGCCGACACGCTGGCCGAGCCGGTACCCGCCCGCTACGACGTCGCCCGGGCCGAACCTGAGGTTGTCCAGGGTCGTAGCCATCGCCCTGAGGATGGGGGAGATGTCAATGCCTGTCAACGGTTGTTACGAAGCGAGCCGGGACGTGACGCCGCCCGGGACCGGGAGCGCCCTAGGCGGCCGTCGTCGGTAGGACGACCCGGAACCTCGAGCCGCCGCCGGGGCGGTCCTCCACCCAGGCGTCGCCTCCGTGGAGGTTGGCGAAGCCCTTGACGAGGGTCAGCCCGTTCCCGCTGCCCGGCGACGCGTTGTCCCGCGTGCCCTCGAACGCCTCGAATATCCGGGACTTGTCCCCGTCGGCGATGCCGGGTCCGTCGTCCTCGACGGAGAGCAGGACCGTGCCGGCTCCCGGTTCGCACCTCACCCAGATCGTCGTCCCGGGCGGGGTGTGTCGGACCGCGTTCGCCACCAGGCTCTCCACGATCCTCTCCACCTGTCCGGGGTCGATGGCGGCCCGCAGCGGGCGTGCGCTCACCACGAGTCGGTGCTGCGTCGTGTCGATGGCCAACCCTCCGATCACCCTCTCCACGAGCTCGCTCATCTCGCTCTCGACCCGGAAGGGCTCGACCAGTCCTCGGCGGAGCCGATCCACGTCCAACAGGTTCGTGAGGACCGTCTCGAGACGCCTGGCTCCGGAGCACAGGCCCTCGGCGACGTCCTCCAGCTGCGCGGGGGACATCTGACCGACCCGGCGGACCAGGGTCTCGGCCAGGCCGACGACCAGGGTGAGCGGGGTCCTGATGTCGTGGGAGACCGCGACGAGCAGCGCGTCCTTCACCTGTTCGCTCTGCTGGAGGCGGCGGGCCTGGGCGCGCTCTCGCTCCGCTGCTTCCTGGAGGGCCCGGGTCCGGGCCTGGACCCGCCGCTCCAGGTCGTCGTTGCGCGCGCGGAGCCGGGAGTGGAGCCGGCGAGCCTCCAGGAGGTTCGTCATCCGGAGCAGCAGTTCGGTGTGGTCGACGGGTTTCGTGACGAAATCGTTCGCGCCCTCTCGGAGCGCCCGGTCGCGTGCCTTGTGGGAGACGTCCGCGGTGAGGACGATGATCGGCAGGAAGTCGCCGGGCGCGAGCGACCGGTGCAGGGTCTCCATCACGGCGAAGCCGTCCAGCACCGGCATCATCAGGTCCAGCAGCACCAGGTCGGGCCGCTCGATCTCGACCTGTCGCAGGGCCTCGCGCGGGTCGGTGGTGCCGACGACGTTGAGGTACCCCTCGACGCGCAGGAGCTCGAGGAGGACGCTGACGTTCGCCTCTTCGTCGTCGACGACCAGGATCCGGCTCTCCACCGTGGTCGGGGGCGCGGAGGACACGTCAGGCCGCTCCCAGGGTCTGTTCCAGCGCGTTCATGAATGCCTCGATGTCCAGGGGCTTCGTCAGGAACGCGTTCGCCCCAGCGTCGATCATGTGGTCGTGTAGCCCCGACGACGCGTCCGCCGTGATGACGATGACGGCGACGTCGGCGGTCTGGGGGTCCCCGCGGAGCCGCTCGAGCAGCGCCCTCCCGGACATGTCCGGGAGGTCCAGATCGAGCAGGATCAGATCGGGTTGGTGCCGCCGGGCGAGCTCGAGTCCGATCCGGCCCTGCATCGCGGGGAGCAGGCGGACATCCGGCCACGTCGCCAGCACCTCTTCCAGGAGCTGGAAGTTGGAGAGGTTGTCCTCGATGTAGAGGATGGTCGCCCCACTCGGACCCGCTCCCGGGAGGCCGCCCGCAGGCGCCGTGAAGGCGATCTTGACCGGCGGCTCCGCCTCCACGAGGTCTATAGAGAACGTCGACCCCTGGCCCTCGACGCTGTGCACCCGGATATCCGCCCCCATCGCCTGAGCGAGGCGCCTCGAGAGGGCCAGGCCCAGCCCGGTCCCCTCGATCCCCCTCGAGCCCGCCCCGAGCCTCTCGAACGGGACGAAGAGCCTCTGCGCATCCGCAGGAGCGATCCCGATGCCGGTGTCGGTGACGTCCACCCTCAACCGGCCTCTCTCGCGCTGAGCCGTGACGGTCACCGATCCGTCGGGCCGGTTGTACTTGACCGCGTTCGACAGGAGGTTGATCAGGATCTGCTTCAGGCGCTGCCTGTCCGCCTGGACGAACCCGTCCCGCGCGCCGCTCATGTCCGCGAGCAGTCGCACCTCGGACTGCTCGGCCATGGGCCGGACGAGCTCGATCGCCTCGTCGAGGACGTGCGCGAGCAGGACCGGCTCGATGGAGAGGGACTCCGCGTTCCCCGAGTCGAACCGGGAGACCTCGAGCACCTCGTTGATCAGGTTGAGGAGATGCCGCCCGGCCTTGATGATCGCCCCGGTCTGACGGAACTGGTTCTCGGTGAGTCCGTCGCGGTCGAGCAGCTGCGCGAAGCCGAGTATCGCGTTGAGCGGGGTCCTCAGCTCATGGCTCATACGGGACATGAACTCGCTCTTGGCCTCCGACGCGGCGACCGCGGCCCGGCGAGCCGACGCCTCCTGCGCCGCGCGGTGCCGTTCGCTCTCGTCGGAGACGACGACGAGGAGACCGGTCGCGTCTCCACCGGGTCCGGCGAGCGCGCTCGCCCTCACGTTCACCCACAGCGCGGTCCCGTTCGGTCGCACGAAGCGCCACTGGCGCGAGGTCAGCGGGATCCGGTCGAACACATCCAGGAGCGCTCGCCTGACCTCCTCCTGGAGCTCCCGCGGAGCGAACTCCACGAACGGGCGCCCGAGGATCTCCCCGGCTGGGCGCCCGAATATCTCGGCCAGCTTCGGGTTCACGAAGGTGGCCTGGAGCTCGTTGTCGATGGTGGCGATCCCGTCGTTGGCGCTCTCCACGATGAGACGGTGCCTCCGCTCGGACTCCACCAGCGCTTGCTCGACCTCTCGGGTGGCTGTCACGTCCTTCACGTTGGCGATGACCCCCGTGACGGCCTCCTCCTCCACGAGGGCCGTCATGGTCACCTCGAGGCTCATGACCTCCCCATGCGGTGACCGAGCGCGGCAGTCGAGGGTGGTCCTGCTTCCGGGGTCGGTCACGACCGCCTCCATGGCCGCGGCCATGTGCTCCAGGTCGTCGGGAACGACGAAGTCCAATCCGTGTGTCCCGAGGATCTCGTCCGGAGGGGTACCGAACATCGTCTCGACCGAGGGGGAGACGAAGGTGATCACTCCGTCGAGGTCGGACACGGCCAGGACGTCCGACGAGTTCTCGGCGAACAGTCGGAAGTGGCGATCGATGGTCCGCAGGGCGCGCTGGATGCGCACACGCTCGATGGCGTAGGTCAACGACCGCCTCAGCGCCTCCGGAGGGCACCTGTCCCTGAGCAGGTAGTCGTGGGCGCCGATCTCGATCGCGCGAAGGGCGCGCGTCTCATCCACGTCGCGCGCCACGACGATGACGGGAGCACCTCGTGCCCGCTCGAGCACCGAGGTGAGCGCCCCGAAGCCGTCTGACTCCGCCAGGCCGAGGTCCATCATCACCGCC encodes the following:
- a CDS encoding ATP-binding protein; protein product: MSSAPPTTVESRILVVDDEEANVSVLLELLRVEGYLNVVGTTDPREALRQVEIERPDLVLLDLMMPVLDGFAVMETLHRSLAPGDFLPIIVLTADVSHKARDRALREGANDFVTKPVDHTELLLRMTNLLEARRLHSRLRARNDDLERRVQARTRALQEAAERERAQARRLQQSEQVKDALLVAVSHDIRTPLTLVVGLAETLVRRVGQMSPAQLEDVAEGLCSGARRLETVLTNLLDVDRLRRGLVEPFRVESEMSELVERVIGGLAIDTTQHRLVVSARPLRAAIDPGQVERIVESLVANAVRHTPPGTTIWVRCEPGAGTVLLSVEDDGPGIADGDKSRIFEAFEGTRDNASPGSGNGLTLVKGFANLHGGDAWVEDRPGGGSRFRVVLPTTAA
- a CDS encoding protein kinase — encoded protein: MATTLDNLRFGPGDVVAGGYRLGQRVGPRRFLGAGPGAERVEVRVLEDRLAGDLSFQERLLGAVRAMSGLSHPNIGVLRDWDRVDGSLVVVGSGVEGTCLSELIERYGALDPDTVHHVLGGVTAALDHAHAHRIVHGTVDADHVWIRADGGVTLAWFGLAPVLDPHQQTSASEDLLALGRLSYQMMCGRAPSPVWRPDPGDATGEMDPVLVEQPVPIEPPAPVAVREPAVRFPAPPM
- a CDS encoding PAS domain S-box protein, with the translated sequence MTAEARPRVLMVGHGSADAGRMQLALGPEFECVQRASLSETADLLDSEVWAAVMMDLGLAESDGFGALTSVLERARGAPVIVVARDVDETRALRAIEIGAHDYLLRDRCPPEALRRSLTYAIERVRIQRALRTIDRHFRLFAENSSDVLAVSDLDGVITFVSPSVETMFGTPPDEILGTHGLDFVVPDDLEHMAAAMEAVVTDPGSRTTLDCRARSPHGEVMSLEVTMTALVEEEAVTGVIANVKDVTATREVEQALVESERRHRLIVESANDGIATIDNELQATFVNPKLAEIFGRPAGEILGRPFVEFAPRELQEEVRRALLDVFDRIPLTSRQWRFVRPNGTALWVNVRASALAGPGGDATGLLVVVSDESERHRAAQEASARRAAVAASEAKSEFMSRMSHELRTPLNAILGFAQLLDRDGLTENQFRQTGAIIKAGRHLLNLINEVLEVSRFDSGNAESLSIEPVLLAHVLDEAIELVRPMAEQSEVRLLADMSGARDGFVQADRQRLKQILINLLSNAVKYNRPDGSVTVTAQRERGRLRVDVTDTGIGIAPADAQRLFVPFERLGAGSRGIEGTGLGLALSRRLAQAMGADIRVHSVEGQGSTFSIDLVEAEPPVKIAFTAPAGGLPGAGPSGATILYIEDNLSNFQLLEEVLATWPDVRLLPAMQGRIGLELARRHQPDLILLDLDLPDMSGRALLERLRGDPQTADVAVIVITADASSGLHDHMIDAGANAFLTKPLDIEAFMNALEQTLGAA